Proteins from one Deltaproteobacteria bacterium genomic window:
- a CDS encoding twin-arginine translocation signal domain-containing protein, translated as MSTANEKGLTRRQFLQFSGMAAAATLGAPRILHALVPSIGNQVGGQVRRVPSICDMCLNKCGLIARVEKGVVQKLDPHPNFLKSRGMLCAKGNAG; from the coding sequence ATGTCGACAGCTAATGAAAAAGGCTTGACCCGCCGCCAGTTCCTGCAGTTTTCCGGAATGGCCGCGGCGGCCACCCTGGGGGCACCTCGGATTCTGCATGCCTTGGTTCCTTCGATCGGAAACCAGGTCGGGGGCCAAGTGCGAAGAGTGCCCTCCATTTGCGATATGTGTCTCAATAAATGCGGCCTTATCGCCAGAGTGGAAAAAGGGGTGGTTCAGAAACTCGATCCCCACCCCAACTTCCTGAAATCCAGAGGTATGTTGTGTGCCAAGGGAAACGCAGGGA